In Drosophila nasuta strain 15112-1781.00 chromosome 2R, ASM2355853v1, whole genome shotgun sequence, a single genomic region encodes these proteins:
- the LOC132787289 gene encoding modular serine protease-like codes for MYATDYFTDVSYKPNSEVPMRTVVVVNCREGYENFNSGINRCVGNDDNQEWADLFRCVRLCDQSPMIRNHRYSTQCIGNSGLTDCKTDTHILDTELRVTCAPGFEAYNDTNQMGKHICDDDGSWRTKEVNPKCEAICGIKSKHHPNVTPWKVSLFERASAPDSTYSFKCSGTILSPYVVLTAISCFDGRPKEDDGRSYYSVIEGDYNVSYKESDEHGYLIHFIADINTVTHPESKVPQAALIILVKPFQFGAKIRPICFDTSVSEENVALESPGDFSEFKKGESVVKGPVNDKYYSLTHLVVSNVMSYNVEAFAKAINETIQNSENIF; via the exons ATGTATGCTACTGATTACTTCACGGACGTCAGCTATAAACCAAATAGTGAAGTTCCGATGCGAACAGTTGTGGTTGTGAATTGTAGAGAAGGATATGAGAACTTTAATTCCGGTATCAATAGATGTGTTGGTAATGATGATAATCAAGAATGGGCCGATTTATTTAGATGTGTGCGACTTTGTGACCAAAGTCCCATGATACGCAATCATCGCTATTCCACACAATGCATTGGGAATTCAGGTTTGACTGATTGCAAAACTGATACCCACATTTTGGATACAGAGCTGAGAGTAACTTGTGCTCCTGGATTCGAAGCATACAACGATACTAACCAAATGGGCAAACATATCTGCGATGACGATGGTTCGTGGCGCACGAAAGAAGTGAACCCCAAATGTGAAGCGATTTGTGGCATTAAGTCAAAACATCATCCGAATGTTACGCCTTGGAAAGTCAGCCTATTTGAACGCGCCTCTGCACCCGATAGCACATATAGCTTCAAATGTTCAGGCACAATCCTTTCACCATATGTTGTACTCACGGCCATATCGTGTTTTGATGGCAGGCCCAAAGAGGACGACGGCAGGTCATATTACTCGGTTATTGAAGGTGATTACAATGTCAGCTACAAGGAATCTGATGAACATGGTTACTTGATACACTTCATTGCGGATATTAACACAGTTACACA cccTGAAAGTAAGGTTCCCCAAGCCGCATTAATTATCCTCGTCAAGCCGTTCCAGTTTGGCGCCAAAATTAGACCCATTTGCTTCGATACAAGTGTAAGCGAAGAGAATGTTGCTCTTGAGTCCCCTGGTGACTTCAGTGAATTCAAGAAGGGGGAAAGTGTGGTCAAAGGTCCGGTCAAcgataaatactatagtttaACGCATCTTGTAGTCAGCAATGTGATGAGTTACAATGTGGAAGCATTTGCTAAAGCGATCAACGAAACTATTCAAAACAgcgaaaacattttttga
- the LOC132787292 gene encoding modular serine protease-like — MLLILVLALLAGSRFAHAEGSKEEFTCSDSTSINGALKCDGKKDCADGSDETFVACHASTCEENDLFRCNYGGCVDKTKQCDGVKDCWDNSDENKFLCANETSINVLLDELRGNCEHPYGLSCEVKSKKICLRWSQICDGVIDCFNEIDEKK; from the exons ATGCTATTAATTTTAGTCTTAGCGCTATTGGCTGGAAGCCGATTTG CTCATGCCGAAGGCTCAAAGGAGGAATTTACTTGCTCGGACAGCACTTCCATTAATGGTGCGTTGAAGTGCGATGGAAAAAAGGATTGTGCTGATGGCAGTGACGAGACTTTCGTGGCTTGCCATGCATCAACTTGCGAGGAAAATGATCTGTTCAGATGCAACTATGGTGGCTGTGTGGACAAAACCAAGCAGTGTGATGGCGTTAAAGACTGTTGGGATAACAGcgatgaaaataaatttttgtgtgCTAATGAGACAAGTATAAATGTTCTCCTTGACGAACTTCGAGGTAATTGCGA ACACCCTTATGGTCTCTCTTGCGAGGTAAAGTCTAAAAAGATATGCTTGAGGTGGAGTCAGATTTGTGACGGTGTTATAGATTGTTTCAACGAGATagatgaaaaaaaatga
- the LOC132786413 gene encoding synaptotagmin-4 — protein MADEYMPDVSMMDTIVPAILGLTAAAVLSTVACICAKQMRIRNKKQNHHDASFPFQPTRRPTAVRSPSGQPPHYLKKSPSPTGGKQMGLLSPMQDQSTSPIAPQNVKYTEEDEVPMAQQAHHQQQSSKLNVVDNVKQHNHHHHSPVETIANGNVTITLDESMTNGKELTITDQYGKLGTIYFKLRYLAERNALMVSIIRCRGLPCKGGISGTGDIPTGMNGRTQAATDPYVKLQLLPDKQHKVKTRVVRNTRNPVYDEDFTFYGLNMNDLQNMSLHFVILSFDRYSRDDVIGEVVCPLSSIEIGDISKEALSISKEIQPRSLKIRAQGRGELLISLCWQPAAGRLTVVLLKARNLPRMDVTGLADPYVKIYLLYNGQRIAKKKTHVKKRTLSPVFNESFAFDIPAAEGTGASLEGVSLELMLLDWDRVTKNEVIGRLELGGPTSSSTALNHWNEVCNSPRRQIAEWHKLNE, from the exons ATGGCTGACGAGTATATGCCAGATGTCAGCATGATGGACACAA TTGTGCCCGCCATACTTGGCCTCACCGCTGCAGCAGTATTGTCGACGGTGGCCTGCATCTGTGCCAAGCAGATGCGCATACGGAATAAGAAGCAGAACCATCATGATGCCTCATTCCCATTCCAACCGACGCGACGTCCGACTGCAGTTCGGTCTCCAAGTGGACAGCCGCCGCATTATCTGAAGAAGTCACCATCACCAACCGGAGGAAAGCAGATGGGTTTGCTTTCGCCCATGCAGGATCAGTCGACATCGCCGATAGCGCCACAGAAtgtgaaatataccgaagaggATGAGGTGCCGATGGCACAACAAGCTCACCATCAGCAGCAATCCAGCAAACTGAATGTCGTGGACAATGTCAAGCagcataatcatcatcatcactcGCCGGTGGAGACAATTGCCAATGGCAATGTGACCATAACACTGGACGAATCAATGACCAATGGCAAGGAGCTTACTATTACCGATCAGTATGGCAAACTGGGCACTATTTACTTCAAGCTTCGTTATTTGGCCGAGCGCAATGCACTCATGGTATCCATCATTCGCTGCCGCGGCTTGCCTTGCAAGGGTGGCATAAGCGGAACCGGAGACATACCCACGGGCATGAATGGACGCACACAGGCTGCAACCGATCCGTATGTAAAGCTTCAGCTGTTGCCGGACAAGCAGCACAAAGTGAAGACCCGCGTTGTGCGAAACACACGGAATCCGGTTTACGATGAGGACTTCACTTTCTACGGCCTGAACATGAATGATCTGCAGAACATGAGCTTGCACTTTGTTATTCTCAGCTTCGATAGGTATTCGCGTGATGATGTAATCGGTGAGGTGGTGTGCCCCCTGTCATCCATTGAGATTGGCGACATATCGAAAGAAGCCCTGTCGATTAGCAAGGAAATTCAGCCCCGAAGCCTGAAGATACGTGCCCAAGGACGTGGTGAACTGCTCATCTCGCTCTGCTGGCAACCGGCAGCTGGACGTTTGACCGTCGTTTTGCTAAAGGCGCGAAATCTGCCGCGCATGGATGTCACCGGTCTGGCTGATCCCTATGTCAAGATCTATTTACTATACAATGGTCAGCGCATTGCCAAGAAGAAGACACACGTGAAGAAACGCACTCTGAGTCCCGTATTCAATGAGAGTTTCGCCTTCGATATTCCCGCTGCCGAG GGCACTGGCGCCAGCTTGGAGGGCGTCTCATTGGAGCTGATGTTACTCGACTGGGATCGCGTGACCAAGAATGAG GTTATTGGACGTTTGGAACTTGGAGGACCAACCTCGAGCAGCACCGCTTTGAACCACTGGAATGAGGTATGCAATTCACCCCGTCGTCAAATTGCCGAATGGCACAAGCTGAATGAGTAA